From the Jilunia laotingensis genome, the window ATTTACCTTCGCCCTTATAGAATTCTTTTAAAGGCGCGGTCTGAGTATTGTATACAACAAGACGTTTTTTGATTGTCTCCTCGTTATCGTCAGCGCGGCCGGAATCCTTACCACGTTTGATCAACCGGGTCATCAGTTCCTCTTCCGGAACATCCAGGTCAAGCATCACGGAAATATCCTGTCCACGTTCTTTCAACATCACTTTCAACGCTTCAGCTTGCGGAATAGTTCTGGGGAAACCATCGAAAATCACCCCTTTGCTATCTTTAAAACTATCGAATACGTTAGCCAGGATATCGATCATCAGGGCATCGGGAATCAATTGTCCCTGATCGATATAACTTTTAGCAGTTTTACCCAGTTCTGTGCCGTTCTTGATTTCTGCACGCAATACATCTCCTGTAGAGATGTGATTGATGCCATACTTCTCAACAATACGTTCGCTCTGTGTACCCTTTCCTGATCCGGGGGCACCGAAAATTACAATGTTCAACATCTTGTTAGTTATAATTTTAACGATTTACAATTTACCATTCTACTGGCAACACCTATTTATTTAATTTGTATTTGGATCAATCCACAACGGTATAAATATCGGGGTAGTTACGTCCAAAGCCGTCATAATCCAGCCCGTACCCCACAATAAAATCGTTCGGAATACGCATAGCTACGTATTCTATGTTTAAATCTATTTTCAACTTATCCGGTTTTACCAATAAGGAAGCAATATGAATTTCTTTAGGTCCGCGTGTCCCCAAGGTTTCCAGCAACCGTTGCATCGTCAGTCCCGTATCTACAATGTCCTCCACAATGACAACCGTACGTCCCGAAAGATCTTCATTGATGCCGATCACCTCTTTTATCTTTCCGGTGGATGCTACTCCTTGGTAAGAAGCCAACTTTACAAAAGATATCTCACAAGGGATTGTGATGTTCTTCATCAGATCGGCCGTAAACATAAACGAACCATTCAGCACACTGAGAAACAAAGGATTCTTACCTGCCAAATCCCGATTGATTTCATTAGCCACACGAGTCACTTCTCTCTGAATATCCTGTCCTTTAATAGAAACAGTAAATAATTTGTCTTTTATCTGAATGCTATCCATAACCGGTAGTTTAAAAAAGTTGGATGCAAAAATACAATTTTTATTCCAGTCTGATGGGCTAACAGGTTAGAAAAATCGCCCCGTCCTATAAAATCAGTCAAAAAAAAGGGTGACTTCCCAGAGCCACCCTTATAAACTAATATCGCATAAATCACTTGCGGACTACATTCCAAATGCAAATTTATCAATCGTCTGATAAACGATGCTCGCTATTCCCAAACCTACAATTCCTAACACGCAAATAGCCAAACTGATGCGGGTACATGCATCGCTCCGGAAAGTTGGAATAGGATTTTCGGACGGTGTGATATACATGGTCTTTACAATGAGCAAATAGTAATAGAGTGAGATCACCGTATTGATCAACGCAATGAAAACCAGCAAATGGAATCCGGCCTGAAAAGCAGACATGAAAATAAAGAATTTGGAGAAGAATCCGGCAAATGGTGGGATACCTGCCAACGAGAACAGGAACAGGGTCATAACAAATGCCAGTTTCGGATTGGTCTTGTAAAGCCCGGCATATTCCTCAATCGTAAATTTATGGCTACGCAGTGCAACAATGGTAATCACGGCAAAGACTCCTAAATTAGCTGCTGCATAAACCAACACATAATATACCAATGCAGACATGCCCGAGGCAGTACCGCCAATGACTCCCAACATAATATATCCGGCTTGTGAGATACTGGAGAATGCCATTAACCGTTTCAGGTTTTGCTGCCGCAGAGCAAATAGATTGGCAATCGTGATGGACACGATCGTAATCCAATAGAGTACTTCCTGCCAATCGGCCATCATCGGAGCAAACACTTTAATCAAAACAGTTAACAACACAAATGCAGCAGAACCTTTGGAGATCACACTCAGATAAGCAGTTACCACACTGGGCGCACCTTCATATACATCGGCCGTCCACAGATGGAAAGGCACCAAGGAAAGCTTGAAGCCCATACCGGTAAAGAAAAAGACGAAAGCCATCACCTGAAGCATGTTCCCATCGATATGCGCAGGCAGGTCATCAAAATAAAGCGTACCGCAGGTTCCGTAAATCATCGAAAGCCCGAACAATAGCAAGGCACTACTAAAAAGTGCGGTCAGGATATACTTTGCTCCTGCCTCGGCCGAATGGTGACGATACTTATCGAAGGCTACCAACGCTGCCATCGGAACACTTGCCGTTTCCAATCCGATGA encodes:
- a CDS encoding adenylate kinase → MLNIVIFGAPGSGKGTQSERIVEKYGINHISTGDVLRAEIKNGTELGKTAKSYIDQGQLIPDALMIDILANVFDSFKDSKGVIFDGFPRTIPQAEALKVMLKERGQDISVMLDLDVPEEELMTRLIKRGKDSGRADDNEETIKKRLVVYNTQTAPLKEFYKGEGKYQHIHGLGTMEGIFEDISKVIESI
- the hpt gene encoding hypoxanthine phosphoribosyltransferase yields the protein MDSIQIKDKLFTVSIKGQDIQREVTRVANEINRDLAGKNPLFLSVLNGSFMFTADLMKNITIPCEISFVKLASYQGVASTGKIKEVIGINEDLSGRTVVIVEDIVDTGLTMQRLLETLGTRGPKEIHIASLLVKPDKLKIDLNIEYVAMRIPNDFIVGYGLDYDGFGRNYPDIYTVVD
- a CDS encoding NADH-quinone oxidoreductase subunit N yields the protein MDYSQFLYMKEELSLVAVILIVFLADLFMNPEKRYSPGQARFATILPVVLMIIHTVINLVPVAGNLEAFGGMYQYTPMQTIIKAVLNIGTVVVFFMAAEWLKLEDTAIKRGEFYIMTLCTLLGMYLMISAGHFLMFFIGLETASVPMAALVAFDKYRHHSAEAGAKYILTALFSSALLLFGLSMIYGTCGTLYFDDLPAHIDGNMLQVMAFVFFFTGMGFKLSLVPFHLWTADVYEGAPSVVTAYLSVISKGSAAFVLLTVLIKVFAPMMADWQEVLYWITIVSITIANLFALRQQNLKRLMAFSSISQAGYIMLGVIGGTASGMSALVYYVLVYAAANLGVFAVITIVALRSHKFTIEEYAGLYKTNPKLAFVMTLFLFSLAGIPPFAGFFSKFFIFMSAFQAGFHLLVFIALINTVISLYYYLLIVKTMYITPSENPIPTFRSDACTRISLAICVLGIVGLGIASIVYQTIDKFAFGM